From the genome of Pseudomonas sp. Teo4, one region includes:
- a CDS encoding lipid-transfer protein → MTNLSISGRAAIVGLGATEFSKNSGRTELRLALEATLEALRDAGIDPSEVEGFSSYSVDKVPEYEIARLLGCKDVKFFSQIPHGGGAACAPVMHAAMAVATGVAKVVVVYRAMNERSWYRFGTGSYGFGATPIFDNVNYGWYMPHGFHTPAAWVGMFAQRYMHTYGATSEDFGRVAVAARDFAASNPKAFFHGKPITLEEHQASRWICEPLHLLDCCQESDGAVAMVITSAERARDLKQKPVTIKAGSQGITSGQQSMTSFYRDDITGLPEMGVVAKELYRQSGLGPDAFQTAVIYDHFTPFVLPQLEEFGFARRGEAKEFIREGHHARGGKLPINTHGGQLGEAYIHGMNGIAEAVRQVRGTAVNQVADVENVLVTAGTGVPTSGLILGTA, encoded by the coding sequence ATGACCAACCTGTCGATTTCCGGGCGCGCCGCTATTGTCGGGCTGGGCGCGACCGAATTCTCCAAGAACTCCGGGCGCACCGAGCTGCGCCTGGCCCTGGAAGCCACCCTTGAGGCACTGCGCGACGCCGGTATCGACCCGTCCGAAGTCGAGGGCTTCAGCTCGTATTCGGTGGACAAGGTGCCGGAATACGAAATTGCCCGCCTGCTGGGCTGCAAGGACGTGAAGTTCTTCTCGCAGATTCCCCACGGCGGCGGCGCGGCCTGTGCGCCGGTGATGCATGCGGCCATGGCGGTGGCCACGGGCGTGGCCAAGGTGGTGGTGGTGTACCGGGCGATGAACGAGCGTTCCTGGTACCGCTTCGGCACCGGCAGCTACGGCTTTGGCGCCACGCCGATCTTCGACAACGTCAACTACGGCTGGTACATGCCGCACGGCTTCCACACCCCGGCCGCCTGGGTGGGCATGTTCGCCCAGCGCTACATGCACACCTATGGCGCCACCTCCGAGGACTTCGGCCGCGTTGCGGTAGCTGCGCGGGATTTTGCCGCCAGCAACCCCAAGGCGTTCTTCCATGGCAAACCGATCACCCTGGAAGAACACCAGGCCTCGCGCTGGATCTGCGAGCCGTTGCACCTGCTGGACTGTTGCCAGGAGTCGGACGGCGCGGTGGCCATGGTCATCACCTCGGCCGAGCGCGCCCGCGACCTGAAGCAGAAACCGGTGACCATCAAGGCCGGCTCGCAAGGCATCACCAGCGGCCAGCAGAGCATGACCTCGTTCTACCGTGACGACATCACCGGGCTGCCAGAAATGGGCGTGGTCGCCAAAGAGCTGTATCGCCAGTCCGGCCTTGGCCCGGATGCCTTCCAGACAGCGGTGATCTACGACCACTTCACCCCGTTCGTGTTGCCGCAACTGGAAGAGTTCGGTTTCGCCCGACGTGGCGAGGCCAAGGAGTTCATTCGCGAAGGGCACCACGCCCGTGGCGGCAAGTTGCCGATCAACACCCACGGCGGGCAACTGGGCGAGGCCTACATCCATGGCATGAACGGCATTGCCGAAGCGGTGCGCCAGGTGCGTGGCACGGCGGTCAACCAGGTGGCGGACGTCGAGAACGTGCTGGTGACCGCCGGCACCGGCGTGCCCACCAGCGGCCTGATTCTGGGCACGGCCTGA
- a CDS encoding MaoC family dehydratase gives MTSKNTKRFEDVRPGEALPTLEVPITVALIAGGAIATRDYFPGHHDLDAARELGSPHVFMNILTTNGLVQRFVEAWAGPLARFTSLKIKLGVPNYPGDCMTFNGQVTRQDPETREVEVTLSGKNSMGNHVTGTVALVLP, from the coding sequence ATGACCTCGAAGAACACCAAGCGCTTTGAAGACGTGCGCCCAGGCGAAGCCTTGCCGACGCTTGAGGTGCCGATCACCGTGGCATTGATCGCGGGCGGGGCGATTGCCACGCGCGACTACTTCCCCGGCCACCACGACCTGGATGCCGCCCGTGAACTGGGTTCGCCCCATGTGTTCATGAACATCCTCACCACCAATGGCCTGGTGCAGCGTTTCGTCGAAGCCTGGGCCGGCCCGCTGGCTCGCTTCACCTCGCTGAAGATCAAGCTAGGCGTGCCCAACTACCCAGGCGACTGCATGACCTTCAACGGCCAGGTAACCCGCCAGGACCCCGAAACCCGCGAAGTGGAAGTCACCCTGAGCGGCAAGAACTCCATGGGCAACCACGTGACCGGCACGGTCGCGCTGGTGCTGCCATGA
- a CDS encoding aldehyde dehydrogenase family protein, which translates to MLSELPILPATRAFLDRKLKMRIGADWQDAASGQTLSFRNPATGEILGEVPAADATDVDRAVQAARQAFDNSPWSRMRPRERQNLLWRLADLMERDAQQLAELECLNNGKSAVVAKVMDVQLAIDFLRYMAGWATKIEGSTVEASMPLMPNDQFHGFVRREAVGVVGAIVAWNFPLLLACWKLGPALATGCTVVLKPADETPLTALKLAELVDEAGYPAGVLNVITGTGLNAGAALSRHPGVDKLTFTGSTEVGKLIGKAAMDNMTRVTLELGGKSPTIVMPDANLQEAAAGAATAIFFNQGQVCCAGSRLYVHRKHFDNVVADIAGIANGMKLGNGLDPAVQMGPLISAKQQDRVTGYIELGRELGATIACGGEGFGPGYFVKPTVIVDVDQRHRLVQEEIFGPVLVAMPFDDLDEVIAMANDNPYGLGASIWSNDLGAVHRMIPRIKSGSVWVNCHSALDPALPFGGYKMSGVGREMGAAAIEHYTELKSVLMKL; encoded by the coding sequence ATGCTTTCCGAACTGCCCATCCTGCCCGCTACCCGCGCCTTCCTCGACCGCAAGCTGAAGATGCGCATCGGCGCCGACTGGCAGGATGCCGCCAGCGGCCAGACCCTGTCGTTCCGCAACCCGGCCACCGGCGAAATCCTTGGCGAAGTGCCCGCCGCCGATGCGACAGATGTCGACCGCGCCGTCCAGGCCGCTCGCCAGGCCTTCGACAACTCGCCGTGGAGCCGCATGCGCCCTCGCGAGCGGCAAAACCTGCTGTGGCGCCTGGCCGACCTGATGGAGCGCGATGCACAGCAACTGGCCGAACTGGAATGCCTGAACAACGGCAAGAGCGCCGTGGTGGCCAAGGTGATGGACGTGCAATTGGCCATCGACTTCCTGCGCTACATGGCCGGCTGGGCCACCAAGATAGAGGGTAGTACCGTTGAGGCTTCGATGCCGCTGATGCCCAACGACCAGTTCCATGGCTTCGTCCGTCGCGAAGCCGTCGGTGTGGTCGGCGCCATCGTCGCCTGGAACTTCCCGCTGCTGCTGGCCTGCTGGAAGCTGGGCCCGGCCCTGGCCACCGGCTGCACCGTGGTGCTCAAGCCGGCCGACGAAACCCCACTCACCGCACTGAAGCTCGCCGAGCTGGTGGATGAAGCCGGCTACCCGGCCGGTGTCCTTAATGTGATCACCGGCACCGGCCTGAATGCCGGCGCCGCCCTGAGCCGCCACCCTGGCGTGGACAAGCTGACCTTCACCGGCTCCACCGAGGTGGGCAAGTTGATCGGCAAGGCGGCCATGGACAACATGACCCGCGTCACCCTCGAGCTGGGCGGCAAGTCGCCGACCATCGTCATGCCCGATGCCAACCTGCAGGAAGCCGCCGCCGGCGCCGCCACGGCGATCTTCTTCAACCAGGGGCAGGTGTGCTGCGCAGGTTCCCGGCTGTACGTGCACCGCAAGCACTTCGACAACGTGGTGGCCGACATTGCCGGCATCGCCAACGGCATGAAGCTCGGCAATGGCCTGGACCCTGCCGTACAGATGGGCCCGCTGATCTCGGCCAAGCAGCAAGACCGGGTCACCGGCTATATCGAACTGGGCCGCGAGCTGGGCGCGACCATCGCCTGCGGCGGTGAAGGCTTCGGGCCGGGCTACTTCGTCAAACCGACCGTGATCGTCGATGTGGACCAGCGTCACCGCCTGGTGCAAGAGGAAATCTTCGGCCCGGTGCTGGTGGCCATGCCGTTCGATGACCTGGATGAAGTGATCGCCATGGCCAACGACAACCCTTATGGCCTGGGGGCGAGCATCTGGTCCAACGACCTGGGCGCGGTGCACCGGATGATTCCGCGCATCAAGTCCGGTTCGGTGTGGGTCAACTGCCACAGCGCGCTGGACCCGGCACTGCCGTTTGGTGGCTACAAGATGTCGGGCGTCGGCCGTGAGATGGGCGCGGCGGCGATCGAGCATTACACCGAACTCAAGTCGGTGCTCATGAAGCTCTGA
- a CDS encoding sigma-54-dependent Fis family transcriptional regulator → MARQLPITNAQDPLHESRQARLKLASEGELPLGMLRDEIDASWRRSLGHGLNCLQGEQVGLGLEQGHDLRTLLERNRLLLDAVTPELDYLVARQGKAGIVILGDAQANVLAIEGQTHVLEREGLRDLHPGSCWSESLRGTNAIGTAVVEGRPTLINCGEHYLDRLSPFSCTSVPLRDPRGEVIGVLDITREGVMAQPQDSLSTLMLAAGNIESRMFGLCHPEQLVLAFHSRPQYLNSAWHGLLALSLDGEVLAANDNACQLLQVSRQGLIGRRSSDLLGERSPAFIARLWQGGVSSVQTAKGEFFFRALQLPRHGQVNGSVTANKPAQPSKALALEALAGGDPRLARNLRMARQGLGNGLPVLLLGETGTGKEVVARALHQASPRADKPFVAVNCAAIPEGLIESELFGYREGAFTGSRRGGMVGRLMQAHGGTLFLDEIGDMPLALQARLLRVLQERRVAPLGAGDEQEIDVALICATHRDLKRLVLEQHFREDLYYRVNGVSLRLPALRERDDLAGIIEGLLQKAGAKGVTLDPPLAELLEGFDWPGNIRQLEMVVRTALAMREDGEQVLTLDHLTDCLLDELASGTPASGSLKDNELELIRGALSRHQGNVSAAAEALGISRATLYRKLKQLRG, encoded by the coding sequence ATGGCGCGACAATTACCCATAACAAACGCCCAAGACCCGCTACACGAATCCCGCCAGGCCCGCTTGAAGCTGGCCAGCGAAGGCGAGCTGCCTCTGGGCATGCTGCGCGACGAAATCGATGCCTCGTGGCGGCGCAGCCTGGGCCACGGCCTGAATTGCCTGCAGGGCGAACAAGTCGGCCTGGGCCTGGAGCAGGGCCACGACCTGCGCACCTTGCTCGAACGCAACCGCCTGCTGCTGGACGCCGTTACCCCCGAACTGGATTACCTGGTCGCCCGCCAAGGCAAGGCCGGTATCGTCATTCTCGGCGACGCCCAGGCCAACGTACTGGCCATCGAAGGCCAGACCCACGTGCTCGAACGCGAAGGCCTGCGCGACCTGCACCCCGGCAGCTGCTGGAGCGAATCGCTGCGCGGCACCAACGCCATAGGCACTGCCGTGGTCGAAGGGCGCCCGACCCTGATCAACTGCGGCGAGCACTACCTGGACCGACTCAGCCCGTTCTCCTGCACCTCGGTGCCGCTGCGCGACCCGCGCGGTGAAGTGATCGGCGTGCTCGACATCACCCGCGAAGGGGTCATGGCCCAGCCCCAGGACAGCCTGTCGACCCTGATGCTGGCGGCCGGCAACATCGAAAGCCGGATGTTCGGCCTATGCCACCCCGAGCAACTGGTGCTGGCCTTCCACAGTCGCCCGCAATACCTCAACAGCGCCTGGCATGGGCTGTTGGCCCTGAGCCTGGACGGTGAAGTGCTGGCTGCCAACGACAACGCCTGCCAGCTGTTGCAGGTCTCCCGCCAAGGCTTGATCGGCCGCCGCAGCAGCGACCTGCTGGGCGAGCGCTCACCGGCGTTCATCGCCCGCCTGTGGCAGGGCGGGGTCAGCAGCGTGCAGACCGCCAAGGGCGAGTTCTTCTTCCGCGCCCTGCAGTTGCCTCGCCATGGCCAGGTCAATGGCAGCGTGACAGCGAACAAGCCGGCGCAACCCAGCAAGGCACTGGCGCTGGAAGCATTGGCCGGCGGCGACCCGCGCCTGGCCCGCAACCTGCGCATGGCCCGCCAGGGCTTGGGCAACGGCCTGCCGGTGTTGCTGCTGGGCGAGACCGGCACAGGTAAAGAAGTGGTGGCCCGTGCCCTGCACCAGGCCAGCCCCAGGGCCGACAAACCCTTCGTGGCGGTCAACTGCGCCGCCATTCCCGAAGGGTTGATCGAGTCCGAACTGTTCGGCTACCGCGAGGGTGCGTTCACCGGATCGCGCCGAGGCGGCATGGTCGGGCGCCTGATGCAGGCCCATGGCGGTACGTTGTTCCTCGATGAGATCGGCGACATGCCACTGGCGTTGCAGGCGAGGTTGCTGCGGGTGCTGCAAGAGCGCCGGGTGGCGCCGCTGGGCGCGGGTGACGAGCAGGAAATCGATGTTGCGTTGATCTGCGCAACTCACCGCGACCTCAAACGGCTGGTGCTGGAGCAGCATTTCCGCGAAGACCTTTACTACCGGGTCAACGGCGTTTCCCTGCGCCTGCCGGCCCTGCGTGAGCGTGACGACCTGGCCGGAATCATCGAGGGCCTGCTGCAAAAGGCAGGCGCCAAGGGCGTCACCCTCGACCCGCCTTTGGCCGAGCTGTTGGAGGGCTTCGACTGGCCAGGCAACATCCGCCAGCTGGAAATGGTCGTGCGCACGGCGCTGGCCATGCGCGAGGACGGCGAACAGGTGCTGACCCTCGACCACCTCACCGATTGCCTGCTCGACGAACTGGCTAGCGGCACACCAGCTTCCGGCAGCCTGAAGGACAACGAACTGGAGCTGATTCGCGGCGCCTTGTCGCGGCATCAGGGCAATGTCTCGGCCGCCGCCGAGGCGCTGGGCATCAGCCGGGCGACGCTGTACCGCAAGCTCAAACAGTTGCGCGGCTGA
- a CDS encoding ABC transporter ATP-binding protein, translating to MGRLFARLVESSDPVLMRQALAWLYGFVRPHRRAIAVLLGLSLGASLLALAQPWLVKTLIDEGLLAKDYQTLWHMAAIMIVAGLAGTVLAGVNRYLHTRLSGRILFALRDDLYRHLQRLSPTFYGRRRTGDILSRLDGDVAEIQRFAVDSLFSAVSAVIGLVGAVALMLMLSWQLSLLLALLVPVEVLWLRWMRRKVEREVRSLRERSADVSSFLVETLPAMKFIQASGQQRREAERLDQLGQGYMGQLLKVQVTEFFTQAVPGTLTSWCRACAFLIGGWWVIQGTWQLGALIAFSTYMGMAVGPVQSLLGLYVAVQRMAVSLGRVMELKQEAVAVNESATPQSMPQGPGELRLEGVCFAHDGRQGAVLQGVDACIPGGLKVAISGASGVGKSTLIDLLQRFYDPDAGRILLDGSDLRELDLAALRRQIAVVSQDIVLFRGTLAHNLAYGAPQASRADLERVVRLARLEGLLESLPLGLDGLLGERGQQLSGGQKQRIAIARAVLQGPAILVLDEATSAVDEATEREVIAAIDELFAGRTRILISHRASTLADADLHLHLHDGQLRVLPQEATKHEH from the coding sequence ATGGGCAGACTGTTCGCAAGGCTGGTGGAGTCCAGCGACCCGGTACTCATGCGCCAGGCGTTGGCCTGGCTATATGGTTTCGTCCGCCCGCATCGGCGTGCCATTGCAGTGCTGTTGGGCCTGTCCCTGGGCGCATCGTTGCTCGCCCTGGCCCAGCCCTGGCTGGTCAAGACCCTGATCGACGAGGGCCTGCTGGCCAAGGATTATCAAACCCTGTGGCACATGGCGGCGATCATGATCGTCGCGGGCCTCGCTGGCACCGTGCTGGCCGGGGTCAACCGCTACCTGCACACACGGTTGTCCGGGCGAATCCTGTTTGCCTTGCGCGATGACCTCTACCGTCACCTTCAGCGGTTGTCGCCGACCTTTTACGGCCGTCGCCGCACGGGTGACATCCTCTCGCGGCTGGATGGCGATGTCGCCGAAATCCAGCGTTTTGCCGTGGATTCGCTGTTCTCGGCGGTGTCCGCGGTGATCGGCCTGGTGGGCGCGGTGGCGTTGATGCTGATGCTGTCGTGGCAGTTATCGCTGCTGTTGGCCTTGCTGGTGCCGGTCGAGGTGCTGTGGCTGCGCTGGATGCGGCGCAAGGTGGAACGTGAGGTGCGCAGCTTGCGTGAACGTTCCGCGGATGTGTCGTCGTTCCTGGTCGAGACGCTACCGGCGATGAAATTCATCCAGGCCTCAGGCCAGCAGCGCCGCGAGGCCGAGCGGCTGGACCAGCTGGGCCAGGGCTACATGGGCCAGCTGCTGAAGGTGCAGGTCACGGAGTTCTTCACTCAGGCGGTGCCCGGCACCCTGACGTCCTGGTGCCGCGCCTGTGCCTTCCTGATCGGCGGCTGGTGGGTGATCCAGGGCACCTGGCAACTGGGTGCGTTGATTGCGTTTTCCACCTACATGGGCATGGCGGTCGGGCCGGTGCAGAGCCTGTTGGGGCTGTACGTGGCGGTGCAGCGCATGGCCGTGAGCCTGGGGCGGGTAATGGAACTCAAGCAGGAGGCGGTGGCCGTCAACGAGTCCGCTACACCGCAGTCGATGCCGCAAGGGCCGGGCGAGCTGCGCCTGGAGGGCGTGTGTTTTGCTCACGATGGGCGTCAGGGCGCTGTGTTGCAGGGTGTCGATGCCTGCATCCCGGGTGGCCTGAAGGTTGCCATCAGTGGCGCTTCCGGGGTCGGCAAGTCGACCTTGATCGACCTGTTGCAACGCTTCTACGACCCTGATGCCGGTCGCATCCTGCTGGACGGCAGCGACTTGCGCGAGCTGGACCTTGCGGCGCTGCGCCGGCAGATTGCGGTGGTCAGCCAGGACATCGTGTTGTTCCGCGGCACCTTGGCCCATAACCTGGCCTACGGCGCGCCCCAGGCCAGCCGTGCGGACCTTGAACGGGTGGTGCGCCTGGCTCGCCTTGAGGGTTTGCTCGAAAGCCTGCCGCTGGGCCTCGATGGCCTGCTCGGCGAACGTGGTCAGCAGCTCTCTGGCGGCCAGAAACAACGCATCGCCATCGCCCGTGCGGTGTTGCAGGGGCCGGCGATCCTGGTGCTGGACGAAGCCACGTCGGCGGTCGACGAAGCCACCGAGCGTGAGGTGATCGCAGCCATCGACGAGCTGTTCGCCGGCCGTACGCGCATCCTGATCAGCCATCGCGCCTCGACCCTGGCCGACGCCGATCTGCACCTGCACCTGCACGATGGGCAACTGCGGGTGCTCCCGCAGGAGGCCACCAAGCATGAGCACTGA
- the qhpC gene encoding quinohemoprotein amine dehydrogenase subunit gamma, with protein MKHLKPLNNKARILEQAAAEDRVEEVMAMSAVAGCTATTDPGWEVDAFGGVSSLCQPMEADLYGCSDPCWWPAQVPDMMSTYQDWNAQATNSQEDWRNLGTVFPKDK; from the coding sequence ATGAAGCATTTGAAGCCCCTGAACAACAAGGCACGGATTCTTGAGCAGGCCGCCGCCGAAGACCGCGTCGAAGAAGTCATGGCCATGAGCGCGGTGGCCGGCTGCACCGCCACCACCGACCCGGGTTGGGAAGTGGACGCCTTTGGCGGCGTGAGTTCGCTGTGCCAGCCAATGGAGGCCGACCTGTACGGCTGCTCCGACCCTTGCTGGTGGCCGGCCCAGGTGCCGGACATGATGAGCACCTACCAGGACTGGAACGCCCAGGCGACCAACTCCCAGGAAGACTGGCGCAACCTCGGCACCGTGTTCCCTAAAGACAAGTGA
- the peaD gene encoding quinohemoprotein amine dehydrogenase subunit beta: MKAGLCAQLALTVAATAGAWSVQADDTGPALKAGHEYLIATNYPNNLHVVDVASDTLYKSCRMPDSFGPGTAMMAPDNRTAYVLNNHYADIYGIDLDTCKTTFHANLSSVPGEVGKSMYSFAISPDGKEVYATVNPTQRLNDHYVVKPPRLEVFRTADGLNAKPARTFPMPRQVYLMRAADDGSLFVAGPDIYKMDVNTGKYEVALPLRNWNRKGYSAPDVLYFWPHQSARHEFSMLYTIAKFKDEKQDPNTAELLYGYLSVDLKTGKTHTQEFADLTELYFTGLRSPKDPNQMYGVLNRLAKYDIKQRKLIKAANLDHTYYCVTFDKAGDKLYLGGTFNDLAVFDPKTLTKVKNIKLPGGDMSTTTPQVFVR; the protein is encoded by the coding sequence ATGAAAGCTGGACTCTGCGCGCAACTCGCGCTCACCGTCGCCGCCACGGCTGGCGCCTGGTCAGTACAGGCCGATGATACCGGCCCGGCCCTGAAGGCCGGCCACGAATACCTGATCGCCACCAACTACCCGAACAACCTGCACGTGGTGGACGTGGCCAGCGACACGCTCTACAAGAGCTGCCGCATGCCCGACTCGTTCGGCCCCGGCACCGCGATGATGGCGCCGGACAACCGCACCGCCTATGTGCTCAACAACCATTACGCCGACATCTACGGCATCGACCTGGACACCTGCAAGACCACGTTCCACGCCAACCTGTCCAGCGTGCCAGGCGAAGTCGGCAAGTCGATGTACTCGTTCGCCATCAGCCCGGACGGCAAAGAGGTGTACGCCACGGTCAACCCGACCCAGCGCCTGAACGACCACTATGTGGTCAAGCCACCGCGCCTGGAGGTGTTCCGTACCGCTGATGGCCTGAACGCCAAACCGGCGCGCACCTTCCCGATGCCGCGCCAGGTCTACCTGATGCGCGCCGCCGACGATGGCAGCCTGTTCGTGGCCGGGCCGGACATCTACAAGATGGATGTGAACACCGGCAAGTACGAAGTGGCATTGCCGCTGCGCAACTGGAACCGCAAAGGCTACAGCGCCCCGGACGTGCTGTACTTCTGGCCGCACCAGAGCGCCCGGCATGAGTTCTCGATGCTCTACACCATCGCCAAGTTCAAGGACGAAAAGCAGGACCCCAATACCGCAGAGCTGCTGTATGGCTACCTGAGCGTCGACCTGAAGACCGGCAAGACCCATACCCAGGAGTTCGCCGACCTGACCGAACTGTACTTCACCGGCCTGCGCTCGCCGAAGGACCCGAACCAGATGTACGGCGTGCTCAACCGTCTGGCCAAGTACGACATCAAGCAACGCAAGCTGATCAAGGCGGCGAATCTGGACCACACTTACTACTGTGTGACCTTCGACAAGGCGGGCGACAAGCTGTACCTGGGCGGCACCTTCAATGACCTGGCGGTGTTCGACCCCAAAACGCTGACGAAGGTGAAGAACATCAAGCTGCCAGGTGGCGACATGTCCACCACCACGCCGCAGGTGTTCGTTCGTTAG
- a CDS encoding RHS repeat-associated core domain-containing protein: MRFFSPDTLSPFGLGGLNCYAYCVGDPINLTDPTGQTPNAFLKLFYKKSGTAYSPITNTISSPLPQNTKSTTQQELAHALAEKTIELSKVQKELKESKDLYRILSKQYEIISDMNYILNKTSAKLSTTEIANAIIKNYGKKYSGALFSRTASKATMDDLRKLYNQNFMASEFGPDDRAVKELTYYKTLEQWTQTFKTHEFNDTINELKNPLTNTARRSSLVRNSPFV, encoded by the coding sequence ATGCGCTTTTTCTCCCCAGACACTTTAAGCCCTTTCGGTCTTGGTGGGCTAAATTGCTACGCTTACTGCGTGGGCGACCCAATAAACCTGACCGATCCAACCGGACAAACCCCAAATGCATTCCTTAAATTGTTTTATAAAAAGTCAGGAACAGCCTACTCACCAATCACCAATACAATTAGCAGCCCCCTCCCTCAAAATACCAAGAGTACCACCCAGCAAGAGCTCGCACACGCCCTCGCAGAAAAAACAATTGAGCTATCTAAAGTCCAAAAAGAACTAAAAGAATCCAAAGATTTATATCGCATTCTGAGCAAGCAATACGAGATAATAAGCGACATGAATTATATTCTCAACAAAACCTCAGCAAAACTCAGCACAACTGAAATAGCAAACGCCATTATTAAAAATTACGGCAAGAAATATAGCGGGGCATTATTTAGTCGAACAGCCAGCAAAGCAACCATGGACGACCTACGGAAACTTTACAACCAAAACTTTATGGCTTCCGAATTCGGCCCCGACGATCGTGCAGTTAAAGAATTAACATACTATAAAACTCTAGAGCAGTGGACTCAAACCTTCAAGACACACGAATTTAACGATACAATCAACGAACTGAAAAACCCTTTAACTAATACAGCACGCAGGTCGTCTTTAGTGCGCAACTCCCCTTTCGTATAG